In Thermotomaculum hydrothermale, a single genomic region encodes these proteins:
- a CDS encoding DUF481 domain-containing protein: protein MFKGFIGKTGRLFLILTICFNLTVFSSPISSETSYSTKGKNEKSLNLAIGYVSLSGNAKSTTGSFKVDFSYVFKKFYFETKAYYIFTDVTNVSTGQTNRTDEKYYFTFKSNYKKGKKSGIFANISWLKNKPAGINKNLSIASGYSRIISDSKKRKGKFGLGFEGFKEEKIIQDSIKTNSSLAAYFEFSFQYAFNNANKLKFENETRVNISDTEDYRLFNNISYSSSLNKNMAIEFNYLHQFKNLPVPGKKKTDTTTTVNIVFRF from the coding sequence ATGTTCAAAGGTTTTATCGGTAAGACTGGAAGATTATTCTTAATTTTGACAATATGTTTCAACCTAACAGTTTTTTCTTCTCCTATTTCAAGTGAAACATCATACAGTACAAAGGGGAAAAACGAGAAGAGTTTAAACCTGGCAATTGGTTATGTTTCTCTTTCAGGGAACGCTAAAAGTACAACTGGTAGTTTTAAAGTAGATTTTTCATATGTTTTTAAAAAGTTTTATTTTGAAACAAAGGCATACTACATCTTTACAGATGTTACAAATGTGTCCACAGGCCAAACAAATAGAACCGATGAGAAATATTATTTTACTTTCAAATCCAACTATAAAAAAGGAAAGAAAAGTGGTATTTTTGCCAATATTTCCTGGCTTAAAAACAAGCCAGCAGGAATAAATAAGAATCTATCAATAGCGAGTGGTTATTCAAGGATAATTTCAGATAGTAAAAAAAGGAAAGGGAAATTTGGATTGGGCTTTGAAGGTTTTAAAGAGGAAAAAATTATTCAGGATTCAATTAAAACCAATTCCAGTCTTGCTGCGTACTTTGAATTTAGTTTTCAATATGCTTTTAACAATGCAAATAAATTAAAATTTGAAAATGAGACAAGGGTTAATATCTCAGATACAGAGGATTACAGGCTTTTTAACAATATTTCTTACTCATCGTCATTAAATAAAAATATGGCAATAGAATTTAACTATTTGCACCAATTTAAGAATCTTCCTGTTCCAGGTAAAAAGAAAACTGATACCACAACAACGGTAAACATAGTTTTCAGATTTTAG
- a CDS encoding alanine dehydrogenase produces MNIGIPVEMSGDNRLALTPESVAILKETGNNIFVESKAGEKIHFFDEKFEKAGAKIVFSHEEVFGRANLLVKAEKLAEEEADLIQEEQIIMAFHHLAVCSPSMIQKLIEKKVTIIGYELIEDEEGNLPVLYPTSEIAGQMSIQIAAEYLKIIRGGRGIVLGGIPGVPPAVIVIIGAGTVGRNACMAALGAGAQVIVLDKDIEKLREIERLFQKRAITSIANKKSIERAISLADVVIGAVLIKGEKSPHVITKQMLKKMKKGSLIIDLSIDQGGCVETSRPTTPQSPVYKVHGITHYCIPNIPSCVGWTGTLALDNVLYPYVELLSELGLEKALQKSYALRKGVYIYRGIPIHPVLKNVFGYAVKNIESLL; encoded by the coding sequence ATGAATATTGGAATTCCTGTAGAAATGAGCGGTGATAACAGGCTTGCGTTAACTCCAGAAAGTGTGGCTATATTAAAAGAAACAGGTAATAATATTTTTGTTGAATCAAAAGCAGGTGAAAAAATTCATTTTTTTGATGAAAAATTTGAAAAGGCTGGTGCAAAAATTGTTTTTTCTCATGAAGAAGTTTTTGGAAGGGCAAATCTTCTTGTTAAAGCAGAAAAACTTGCAGAAGAAGAGGCAGACCTAATACAGGAAGAACAAATAATCATGGCTTTCCACCACCTTGCGGTATGTTCTCCTTCAATGATTCAAAAACTGATAGAAAAAAAGGTAACAATAATAGGGTATGAATTAATTGAAGACGAAGAAGGAAATTTGCCTGTTCTTTATCCTACAAGTGAAATTGCAGGTCAGATGAGCATTCAGATAGCGGCTGAATACTTGAAAATTATAAGGGGAGGAAGAGGGATTGTATTAGGGGGAATTCCAGGTGTTCCTCCAGCTGTTATAGTGATTATTGGAGCTGGTACTGTTGGCAGAAACGCCTGTATGGCTGCATTAGGTGCAGGCGCCCAGGTGATTGTTCTGGATAAAGATATTGAGAAATTAAGAGAGATAGAGAGGCTATTCCAAAAAAGGGCGATTACTTCAATCGCAAATAAAAAATCAATAGAAAGAGCTATTTCCCTTGCAGATGTTGTAATAGGAGCAGTTTTAATAAAAGGAGAGAAATCTCCCCATGTTATTACAAAGCAGATGTTAAAAAAGATGAAAAAAGGTTCTCTTATAATAGATCTCTCAATTGACCAGGGTGGCTGCGTTGAAACTTCAAGACCTACTACTCCTCAATCTCCAGTTTATAAGGTGCATGGTATTACCCACTATTGTATTCCCAATATCCCTTCATGTGTAGGGTGGACTGGTACTTTAGCGCTGGACAATGTTTTGTACCCTTATGTTGAGCTTTTAAGTGAATTGGGTCTGGAAAAGGCCTTGCAGAAAAGTTATGCTTTAAGGAAAGGGGTTTATATTTATAGAGGAATACCTATCCATCCAGTTTTAAAGAATGTTTTCGGGTACGCAGTTAAAAACATAGAATCATTGCTCTAA
- a CDS encoding methyl-accepting chemotaxis protein, translating to MNKNKNLIQKFFKFILSSETIIFVLSIIFLLSIYDLLNKFWFSIAVFLVYSGYFLVTVYLKNKKVKSALNLIEKKLSKFSEGDFNVLVHSSKEEDEILTKVNEDLIRITNRFESIVANLRGITSNIKENSYRIDDQLVVYIYDAKNHIESIEQTGRLLEEVKDLLVKINQDTKNLSKHTDKTVKFLESFSNQNEDIRITVDSLSMYIHENKEAMEQIQKNTRKVTENTENLSSLSLETFSAITEMESTFKEISKYIDYTQSLTREIIKISKLGMNQSKETLVSVEKVGEVLNTFILKINLLKEQSSKIERIVDAISRIGERTNLLALNATIFSQNSQGDGHDFEIITEKIMELSESSTIALKEISQIIVQFENVILELSQLGKEGSQAMEKALKNMYQTTENFSDISNRLNEIGHHFYNIATASNEHSLGTQQIRDAAHQISDLSEDIANLMSAEDKIVAYVGTKTTFMSEIIDNLTKSLNAQANKVQELLKEFKEVENSTRRIQRQSEELELNNSVASGSINKIKEGFNRNFKNILTMSNTSLSLKKYGEYLGETIDFFRLPYRFQGGTLKVCGITIPYKKLDPAFAETIGETQIIDLIFSGLVRYNHLTNIVPDLCTHWEISDDGLKYTFYLRKDVMFHNGQVFTANDVLATFKRLLDKNVNSPKAGLYFSIKGAKTFYEGQTNYLDGVKVIDDYTVQFVLEKPLVFSLIY from the coding sequence ATGAATAAGAATAAAAACCTGATCCAGAAATTTTTTAAATTTATTCTATCAAGTGAAACTATTATTTTTGTATTAAGCATTATTTTTTTGCTAAGTATTTATGACCTATTAAATAAATTTTGGTTCAGCATAGCAGTTTTTCTGGTTTATTCAGGCTATTTTTTGGTAACCGTATATTTAAAAAACAAAAAGGTAAAATCCGCTTTAAATCTTATAGAAAAAAAGTTATCTAAATTCAGTGAGGGAGATTTTAATGTTTTGGTTCATTCTTCAAAAGAAGAAGATGAAATATTAACAAAAGTTAATGAAGATTTAATTAGAATTACAAACAGGTTTGAAAGCATTGTGGCTAATTTAAGGGGGATTACCTCAAATATTAAGGAAAATTCTTACAGAATTGATGACCAATTGGTTGTTTATATTTATGACGCCAAAAATCATATTGAGAGTATAGAGCAAACAGGAAGGCTACTGGAAGAGGTTAAAGATTTATTGGTTAAAATAAATCAGGATACTAAAAATCTTTCAAAACATACCGACAAAACTGTAAAATTTCTTGAAAGTTTTTCAAATCAAAACGAAGACATAAGAATAACAGTAGATTCATTGTCCATGTATATACATGAAAACAAAGAGGCTATGGAACAAATTCAAAAAAATACAAGAAAGGTAACGGAGAATACCGAGAATTTGTCTTCCCTTTCACTTGAAACCTTTAGTGCAATAACCGAAATGGAATCAACCTTTAAAGAAATATCAAAGTATATAGATTACACCCAAAGTTTAACAAGAGAGATTATAAAAATTTCAAAATTAGGAATGAATCAATCTAAAGAAACACTTGTTAGTGTTGAAAAGGTAGGAGAGGTTTTAAATACATTTATTTTGAAAATTAATTTGCTAAAGGAACAATCCTCTAAAATAGAGAGAATTGTTGATGCAATTTCAAGAATAGGTGAAAGAACTAATTTGCTTGCCCTAAACGCTACAATATTTTCACAAAACAGCCAGGGGGATGGCCACGATTTTGAGATAATTACTGAAAAAATAATGGAATTGTCAGAATCTTCAACTATTGCCTTAAAAGAAATATCTCAAATCATTGTCCAGTTTGAGAATGTAATTTTGGAGCTTTCCCAGTTAGGGAAAGAAGGAAGTCAGGCAATGGAAAAAGCTCTAAAAAATATGTATCAAACCACTGAAAATTTTTCTGATATTTCAAATAGATTAAATGAAATAGGTCATCATTTTTACAATATTGCCACTGCTTCAAACGAACATTCTCTTGGAACTCAGCAGATTAGGGATGCCGCACATCAGATAAGTGATTTGTCAGAGGATATTGCAAACTTGATGTCTGCTGAAGATAAGATTGTTGCATATGTAGGAACAAAAACTACTTTTATGTCTGAAATAATTGATAATCTCACTAAATCATTAAATGCTCAGGCAAATAAAGTTCAGGAGTTACTTAAAGAATTTAAAGAGGTTGAAAATTCAACGAGGCGTATTCAGAGGCAAAGTGAGGAGCTTGAGCTTAATAACTCTGTGGCGAGTGGTTCAATAAACAAGATTAAAGAAGGCTTTAACAGGAATTTTAAAAATATTTTAACCATGTCCAATACTTCTCTCTCTTTAAAAAAATACGGAGAATACTTAGGAGAAACAATAGATTTTTTCAGACTACCTTATAGATTTCAGGGGGGAACCTTAAAGGTTTGTGGGATTACCATTCCATATAAAAAATTAGACCCGGCTTTTGCTGAAACCATAGGTGAAACCCAGATAATTGATTTGATTTTTTCAGGCCTTGTTAGGTACAACCATCTTACAAATATTGTGCCTGATTTGTGCACCCATTGGGAAATATCTGACGATGGTTTAAAATATACTTTTTATTTAAGAAAAGATGTGATGTTTCATAATGGTCAGGTTTTTACAGCTAATGATGTTTTAGCTACTTTTAAAAGATTACTGGATAAAAATGTTAACTCTCCAAAGGCTGGTCTTTATTTTTCAATAAAAGGAGCTAAGACTTTTTATGAAGGGCAAACTAATTATTTAGATGGGGTGAAGGTTATTGATGACTATACTGTTCAGTTTGTCCTTGAAAAACCTCTTGTTTTTTCCTTGATTTATTAA
- a CDS encoding ABC transporter substrate-binding protein — MSQADYHSNKETVSLVGTGPFKVEFFNSDTKIVLKKNEIYFVHNRPFLDRVIFDLSQEGNKYAIERFEKNEIDFIFAGEETYLKKINQRKNLNKITETIPQVSTYFLAFNCLKKPFDNPRIRKAFNLAIDRFKVVNALPKDYAIPAISIVPNGIFTYVSNVGSYNYDPEKAVRILKEEGFDFDNFIFELTFRKQSEDIPNDILAIKESLEKINIKVKLKGLAKHWEYIAKREFDAFRVGWVADYPDADNFIFNIFNSNAGDPFYLGYKNGIVDKLSEEAKYEIEPRARVKLYAKIEQIIIDDSPVVPLYHRKNIILRNQNLQGVKLKGFSPQVDFSEISFRTFS, encoded by the coding sequence ATATCACAGGCAGATTACCATTCCAATAAAGAAACAGTCTCTCTTGTTGGCACAGGCCCCTTTAAGGTGGAGTTTTTTAATTCAGATACAAAGATTGTTTTAAAGAAAAATGAAATTTATTTTGTTCACAACAGACCTTTTCTTGATAGAGTAATTTTTGATTTAAGCCAGGAAGGAAATAAATATGCTATTGAAAGGTTTGAGAAAAACGAGATTGATTTTATTTTTGCAGGTGAAGAAACGTACCTTAAAAAGATAAATCAGAGAAAAAACTTAAATAAAATAACAGAGACAATCCCTCAAGTTTCTACTTATTTTCTTGCTTTTAACTGTCTAAAAAAACCATTTGATAATCCGAGGATAAGAAAAGCGTTTAACCTTGCAATTGATAGATTTAAAGTTGTTAATGCATTGCCAAAGGATTATGCAATTCCTGCTATCTCAATTGTACCTAATGGAATTTTTACTTATGTATCCAATGTAGGTTCATACAACTACGACCCTGAAAAGGCTGTTAGGATTTTAAAAGAAGAGGGCTTTGATTTTGATAATTTTATTTTTGAATTAACTTTTAGAAAACAGAGTGAAGATATTCCTAATGACATTCTTGCTATAAAAGAGTCTCTTGAAAAAATAAATATCAAAGTAAAATTAAAAGGCCTTGCAAAACACTGGGAATATATAGCTAAAAGAGAATTTGATGCTTTTAGGGTAGGCTGGGTAGCAGATTATCCTGATGCTGATAATTTTATTTTTAACATTTTTAATTCAAATGCCGGAGACCCTTTTTATTTGGGGTATAAGAATGGTATTGTTGACAAGCTAAGTGAAGAGGCAAAGTATGAGATAGAACCGAGGGCAAGGGTTAAACTTTATGCAAAAATTGAACAGATAATTATTGACGATTCTCCTGTTGTTCCACTTTATCACAGAAAAAACATAATTTTGCGCAACCAGAATTTGCAGGGAGTTAAACTTAAAGGGTTTTCTCCACAGGTTGATTTTTCTGAGATTTCTTTTAGAACTTTTAGTTGA
- a CDS encoding YdcF family protein yields the protein MAKKVILSVFILLAIFFLSFLLIPRKYIVGLLSETNKRNIEKVDIYFVFSGGFVNKKPGKSTKERIEFLKMLLKKFPETPFVFLDYNRGKKIANNFFQNKKSNTVLSNYRYNENLGGTENNIRELISILKNHPEFKKIGIITSEYHEKRVRIILTYYLNKEKLSNIKVYFFHNKQQEIYSCSFLRYLRLILHEIGGIIYFKLYYFIN from the coding sequence ATGGCGAAAAAGGTAATTCTCTCAGTTTTTATCTTATTAGCCATATTTTTTTTGTCATTTCTCTTAATACCGCGAAAATATATAGTGGGATTACTCTCTGAGACAAACAAAAGAAACATAGAAAAAGTTGATATTTATTTTGTTTTTAGCGGTGGTTTTGTTAACAAAAAACCTGGCAAATCAACAAAAGAAAGAATAGAATTTCTAAAAATGCTTTTAAAAAAATTTCCTGAAACTCCCTTTGTTTTTCTTGATTACAATAGAGGTAAAAAAATTGCTAATAATTTCTTTCAAAATAAAAAAAGTAACACAGTGCTTTCCAATTACAGATACAATGAAAATTTAGGGGGCACTGAAAACAATATAAGGGAGTTGATTTCAATTTTAAAAAATCACCCAGAATTCAAGAAAATAGGGATAATTACTTCTGAGTATCATGAAAAAAGAGTGCGAATTATCTTAACCTATTACCTAAATAAAGAAAAACTTTCAAACATTAAAGTTTATTTTTTTCACAACAAACAGCAGGAAATTTATTCATGTTCTTTTTTAAGGTATTTAAGACTGATATTACACGAAATAGGCGGGATTATTTACTTTAAGCTTTATTATTTTATCAACTAA
- a CDS encoding RelA/SpoT family protein, with translation MENKYNIVRLDDIIDKFLEYHPDGDPELLIKAFAYASKKHEFAKRKSGLPYIIHPTSVAYIVACHRLDIESIAAAFLHDVVEDTDTPLEEIEEEFGKEVARLVDGLTKVSAIENVSKEEKESANFRKLLISIAQDPRVLIIKLADRLDNMRTLDAMPEHKQKRIAKETLDIYAPLAHAIGMGRIKNELEDLCFKYLWPEEYQKLAEEVEKRKKHYKQYQEEIHEKLLKLMTDKGIKCYIQHRIKHLYSIFRKIRKQNISLNEVYDFLAFRIIIKEEDISRCYEAMGEIHANWIHMPNRWRDFIARPKQNGYQSLHTTLIHKQGIYFEVQIRTESMHKIAEEGIAAHWQYKQGKVAAFEHSEIYNAISKVILKIQENSDKEFLENFRENLGDLTHDITVLTPKGKPISLPEGATPVDFAYAIHTEVGNQCSGAKVDGILVPLNTELKDGNIVEILTNTNGKPSLDWLKFVKTNKAKNKIKAWYREHERQEKIEEGKILLEQGMRKFKIPFAKLDLEAIAQRFKSHKIKSIDDLYFYIAKKNIPLIKVLETIEPSIKKKPKKIVTLPKDLSEELRFERRIRVKGIDNILVTRAKCCNPILGDEIVGYLTKTKGITIHRKDCKNISKLLNLTPEKFVEVEWIEDKNINFTVTIEILTEDMTGMLAKLTNVFEVLNIPIQKVSGMSIKSKDQAQFRFVFSIGSKSQLEALINRIKGLKGVISVWRKR, from the coding sequence ATGGAAAATAAATACAATATCGTAAGGTTAGACGATATTATAGACAAGTTCTTAGAGTACCATCCTGATGGAGATCCTGAATTACTAATAAAAGCCTTTGCATACGCTTCAAAAAAACATGAATTTGCTAAAAGAAAATCTGGACTTCCTTATATAATACACCCTACTTCTGTAGCTTATATTGTAGCCTGTCATAGACTGGATATTGAGAGTATTGCCGCTGCATTTTTGCACGATGTTGTTGAAGACACTGATACGCCACTTGAAGAAATAGAAGAAGAGTTTGGAAAAGAAGTTGCAAGGTTGGTTGATGGCTTAACAAAAGTTTCAGCTATTGAAAATGTAAGTAAAGAGGAAAAAGAAAGTGCAAATTTTAGAAAATTGCTAATTTCAATCGCTCAGGATCCAAGAGTTTTGATAATTAAATTAGCTGATAGACTGGACAACATGCGTACTCTCGATGCAATGCCAGAGCATAAGCAAAAGAGAATTGCAAAGGAAACTCTTGATATCTATGCTCCTTTGGCCCACGCAATAGGTATGGGAAGAATTAAAAACGAACTTGAAGACCTCTGTTTTAAATACCTATGGCCGGAAGAATACCAGAAATTAGCCGAGGAAGTGGAAAAGAGAAAAAAGCATTATAAACAATATCAGGAAGAAATCCATGAAAAACTTCTAAAACTTATGACTGATAAAGGAATAAAATGTTATATTCAACACAGAATTAAACACCTGTACAGTATTTTTAGAAAGATAAGAAAACAAAATATCTCATTAAATGAAGTGTATGATTTCCTTGCCTTCAGAATTATTATAAAGGAAGAAGATATTAGCAGATGCTATGAAGCAATGGGAGAAATCCACGCAAACTGGATTCATATGCCAAACAGATGGCGTGATTTTATAGCAAGACCTAAACAAAACGGATATCAATCATTACACACTACCCTTATACACAAACAGGGTATATACTTTGAAGTACAGATAAGAACAGAATCTATGCACAAAATAGCAGAAGAAGGTATTGCGGCACACTGGCAATACAAGCAGGGGAAAGTTGCAGCATTTGAACACTCTGAAATATATAATGCTATTAGCAAGGTTATATTGAAAATTCAAGAGAATAGCGATAAAGAATTTCTTGAGAATTTTAGAGAAAATTTAGGTGATTTAACCCATGATATAACAGTTTTAACTCCAAAAGGCAAGCCGATATCCCTTCCAGAAGGTGCAACCCCTGTTGATTTTGCATATGCTATTCATACCGAAGTAGGAAATCAATGCTCAGGGGCAAAGGTTGATGGAATTTTGGTTCCTTTAAATACTGAATTAAAAGATGGTAATATTGTTGAAATTTTAACCAACACAAACGGAAAACCAAGCCTTGACTGGTTAAAATTTGTAAAAACAAATAAAGCAAAAAATAAAATTAAAGCCTGGTATAGGGAACACGAGAGACAGGAGAAGATTGAGGAAGGGAAAATACTACTCGAGCAGGGAATGAGAAAGTTTAAAATTCCTTTTGCAAAACTTGACCTTGAAGCAATAGCGCAAAGGTTCAAATCACACAAAATAAAATCAATTGATGACTTATACTTTTACATTGCCAAGAAAAACATACCTTTGATAAAGGTTCTTGAAACAATTGAACCTTCTATTAAAAAGAAACCTAAAAAAATAGTTACCTTACCAAAAGATTTATCAGAAGAACTTAGATTTGAGAGAAGGATAAGGGTTAAAGGAATTGATAATATATTGGTAACAAGGGCAAAGTGTTGCAATCCTATTTTAGGGGATGAAATTGTAGGATATTTAACAAAAACAAAAGGGATTACAATTCATAGAAAAGACTGTAAAAATATTTCCAAACTATTAAACCTTACCCCTGAAAAATTTGTTGAAGTGGAATGGATTGAAGACAAGAACATTAATTTCACAGTAACAATTGAAATATTAACTGAGGACATGACCGGAATGCTTGCAAAATTAACAAATGTGTTCGAAGTACTTAACATTCCTATTCAAAAGGTAAGTGGAATGTCAATTAAATCTAAAGATCAAGCACAGTTTAGATTTGTTTTTTCAATAGGCTCAAAATCGCAATTAGAAGCATTAATTAACAGGATTAAAGGTTTAAAAGGCGTTATCTCAGTATGGCGAAAAAGGTAA